A genomic region of Thunnus albacares chromosome 4, fThuAlb1.1, whole genome shotgun sequence contains the following coding sequences:
- the LOC122980537 gene encoding proto-oncogene tyrosine-protein kinase Src-like isoform X1: MGAGKSKPKEPGQRSMSLDGTIGTGSDSGHFHHLGPAQQTQTPNRSPAVGTGRRGHQGQHQHAPTNTPELALFGGVDHTGTVTSPQRGPLSGGVTTFVALYDYESRTASDLTFRKGDRLQIVNNTKKYSFREGDWWLARSLTTGESGYIPSNYVAPSDSIQAEEWYFGKITRRDSERILLNLQNRRGTFLVRESETTKGAYCLSVLDYDNTKGLNVKHYKIRKLDSGGFYITSRTQFTSLQQLVFHYRKHSDGLCHALTDVCPVAKPQTQGLARDAWEIPRESLRLDLKLGQGCFGEVWMGTWNGTTRVAIKTLKPGTMSPEAFLQEAQVMKKLRHEKLVQLYAVVSEEPIYIVTEYMSQGSLLDFLKGDAGKMLRLPQLVDMAAQIAAGMAYVERMNYVHRDLRAANILVGDNLVCKVADFGLARLIEDNEYTARQGAKFPIKWTAPEAALYGRFTIKSDVWSFGVLLTELATKGRVPYPGMVNREVLDQVERGYRMPCPAECPSSLHELMLSCWRKDPEERPTFEYLQGFLEDYFTSTEPQYQPGENL, translated from the exons ATGGGGGCGGGCAAGAGCAAGCCCAAGGAGCCGGGCCAGCGCTCCATGAGCCTGGACGGCACCATTGGCACAGGCTCAGACAGCGGGCACTTCCACCACCTGGGCCCCGCCCAACAGACCCAAACCCCTAACAGGAGTCCTGCCGTTGGGACAGGCAGGCGCGGGCATCAAGGGCAGCACCAGCATGCCCCAACGAACACTCCTGAGCTGGCTCTCTTTGGAGGGGTGGACCACACAGGCACTGTCACCTCACCTCAGAGAGGACCTCTGTCAG GAGGTGTCACTACATTTGTGGCGTTGTATGACTATGAGTCACGGACAGCGTCTGATCTGACCTTTAGGAAAGGCGACAGGCTGCAGATTGTCAACAACAC GAAAAAGTACAGCTTCAG aGAAGGGGACTGGTGGCTTGCTCGCTCCCTGACGACAGGAGAGAGTGGTTACATCCCCAGCAACTATGTGGCTCCATCCGACTCCATCCAAGCAGAAGA GTGGTATTTTGGGAAGATCACTCGGCGTGACTCAGAGAGGATCCTTTTGAACTTACAGAACAGACGAGGAACCTTCTTGGTGAGGGAGAGCGAGACCACTAAAG GGGCATATTGCCTGTCAGTGCTGGATTATGATAACACCAAAGGCCTGAATGTTAAACATTACAAGATCAGGAAGCTGGATAGCGGAGGTTTCTACATCACCTCCCGCACCCAGTTCACCAGCCTACAGCAGCTAGTCTTCCACTACCGCA AGCACTCTGATGGGCTGTGTCACGCTCTAACAGATGTGTGTCCCGTGGCCAAACCTCAGACCCAGGGACTGGCCAGGGATGCCTGGGAGATCCCTCGAGAGTCCCTCCGCCTCGACCTTAAACTGGGACAGGGCTGCTTTGGAGAGGTCTGGATGG GTACATGGAACGGTACAACACGGGTAGCCATCAAGACCCTGAAGCCTGGCACCATGTCTCCAGAGGCCTTTCTTCAGGAAGCGCAGGTCATGAAGAAGCTCAGGCATGAGAAGCTGGTCCAGCTGTACGCTGTGGTGTCCGAGGAACCTATCTACATTGTGACAGAGTATATGAGTCAAG GTAGCTTACTGGACTTCCTTAAAGGGGACGCAGGAAAGATGCTTCGTCTGCCTCAGCTGGTAGACATGGCTGCTCAG ATTGCAGCAGGAATGGCCTACGTGGAGAGGATGAACTACGTCCACAGAGACCTGCGTGCTGCCAACATCCTGGTGGGAGACAACCTGGTGTGTAAGGTGGCTGACTTCGGCCTGGCAAGACTCATTGAAGACAATGAGTACACTGCGAGACAGG GAGCCAAGTTCCCAATTAAATGGACAGCACCAGAGGCAGCTCTGTACGGTCGTTTCACCATTAAGTCCGATGTCTGGTCCTTTGGTGTGCTGCTTACAGAGTTGGCAACTAAAGGCAGAGTCCCCTATCCAG gcaTGGTAAACCGTGAGGTCCTTGATCAGGTGGAGCGTGGCTACAGGATGCCGTGCCCAGCAGAGTGCCCCAGCTCCTTGCACGAGCTCATGCTCTCCTGCTGGAGGAAGGATCCAGAAGAGAGGCCTACATTTGAGTACCTGCAGGGCTTCCTAGAGGACTACTTCACCTCCACAGAACCCCAGTATCAGCCTGGGGAGAACCTATAG
- the manbal gene encoding protein MANBAL translates to MSAELDLSPPEVPEPTFLESLLRYGLFLGAIFQLICILAVIFPTSKGHEQEETESSDGKAAEQMKKPKGPAPQIRQKPKKESKKKR, encoded by the exons ATGTCTGCAGAACTGGACCTGTCTCCTCCAGAGGTCCCAGAGCCCACATTTCTAGAGAGCTTACTGCGCTATGGGCTGTTTCTGGGCGCCATCTTCCAGCTCATCTGCATCCTGGCAGTTATCTTCCCGACATCCAAAGGGCACGAACAG GAGGAGACTGAGTCTTCTGATGGCAAAGCTGCTGAACAGATGAAGAAACCTAAAGGACCAGCACCTCAGATTCGACAGAAACcgaagaaagaaagcaaaaagaagcgataa
- the LOC122980537 gene encoding proto-oncogene tyrosine-protein kinase Src-like isoform X2, giving the protein MGAGKSKPKEPGQRSMSLDGTIGTGSDSGHFHHLGPAQQTQTPNRSPAVGTGRRGHQGQHQHAPTNTPELALFGGVDHTGTVTSPQRGPLSGGVTTFVALYDYESRTASDLTFRKGDRLQIVNNTEGDWWLARSLTTGESGYIPSNYVAPSDSIQAEEWYFGKITRRDSERILLNLQNRRGTFLVRESETTKGAYCLSVLDYDNTKGLNVKHYKIRKLDSGGFYITSRTQFTSLQQLVFHYRKHSDGLCHALTDVCPVAKPQTQGLARDAWEIPRESLRLDLKLGQGCFGEVWMGTWNGTTRVAIKTLKPGTMSPEAFLQEAQVMKKLRHEKLVQLYAVVSEEPIYIVTEYMSQGSLLDFLKGDAGKMLRLPQLVDMAAQIAAGMAYVERMNYVHRDLRAANILVGDNLVCKVADFGLARLIEDNEYTARQGAKFPIKWTAPEAALYGRFTIKSDVWSFGVLLTELATKGRVPYPGMVNREVLDQVERGYRMPCPAECPSSLHELMLSCWRKDPEERPTFEYLQGFLEDYFTSTEPQYQPGENL; this is encoded by the exons ATGGGGGCGGGCAAGAGCAAGCCCAAGGAGCCGGGCCAGCGCTCCATGAGCCTGGACGGCACCATTGGCACAGGCTCAGACAGCGGGCACTTCCACCACCTGGGCCCCGCCCAACAGACCCAAACCCCTAACAGGAGTCCTGCCGTTGGGACAGGCAGGCGCGGGCATCAAGGGCAGCACCAGCATGCCCCAACGAACACTCCTGAGCTGGCTCTCTTTGGAGGGGTGGACCACACAGGCACTGTCACCTCACCTCAGAGAGGACCTCTGTCAG GAGGTGTCACTACATTTGTGGCGTTGTATGACTATGAGTCACGGACAGCGTCTGATCTGACCTTTAGGAAAGGCGACAGGCTGCAGATTGTCAACAACAC aGAAGGGGACTGGTGGCTTGCTCGCTCCCTGACGACAGGAGAGAGTGGTTACATCCCCAGCAACTATGTGGCTCCATCCGACTCCATCCAAGCAGAAGA GTGGTATTTTGGGAAGATCACTCGGCGTGACTCAGAGAGGATCCTTTTGAACTTACAGAACAGACGAGGAACCTTCTTGGTGAGGGAGAGCGAGACCACTAAAG GGGCATATTGCCTGTCAGTGCTGGATTATGATAACACCAAAGGCCTGAATGTTAAACATTACAAGATCAGGAAGCTGGATAGCGGAGGTTTCTACATCACCTCCCGCACCCAGTTCACCAGCCTACAGCAGCTAGTCTTCCACTACCGCA AGCACTCTGATGGGCTGTGTCACGCTCTAACAGATGTGTGTCCCGTGGCCAAACCTCAGACCCAGGGACTGGCCAGGGATGCCTGGGAGATCCCTCGAGAGTCCCTCCGCCTCGACCTTAAACTGGGACAGGGCTGCTTTGGAGAGGTCTGGATGG GTACATGGAACGGTACAACACGGGTAGCCATCAAGACCCTGAAGCCTGGCACCATGTCTCCAGAGGCCTTTCTTCAGGAAGCGCAGGTCATGAAGAAGCTCAGGCATGAGAAGCTGGTCCAGCTGTACGCTGTGGTGTCCGAGGAACCTATCTACATTGTGACAGAGTATATGAGTCAAG GTAGCTTACTGGACTTCCTTAAAGGGGACGCAGGAAAGATGCTTCGTCTGCCTCAGCTGGTAGACATGGCTGCTCAG ATTGCAGCAGGAATGGCCTACGTGGAGAGGATGAACTACGTCCACAGAGACCTGCGTGCTGCCAACATCCTGGTGGGAGACAACCTGGTGTGTAAGGTGGCTGACTTCGGCCTGGCAAGACTCATTGAAGACAATGAGTACACTGCGAGACAGG GAGCCAAGTTCCCAATTAAATGGACAGCACCAGAGGCAGCTCTGTACGGTCGTTTCACCATTAAGTCCGATGTCTGGTCCTTTGGTGTGCTGCTTACAGAGTTGGCAACTAAAGGCAGAGTCCCCTATCCAG gcaTGGTAAACCGTGAGGTCCTTGATCAGGTGGAGCGTGGCTACAGGATGCCGTGCCCAGCAGAGTGCCCCAGCTCCTTGCACGAGCTCATGCTCTCCTGCTGGAGGAAGGATCCAGAAGAGAGGCCTACATTTGAGTACCTGCAGGGCTTCCTAGAGGACTACTTCACCTCCACAGAACCCCAGTATCAGCCTGGGGAGAACCTATAG